A region from the Halobellus litoreus genome encodes:
- a CDS encoding potassium channel family protein, translating into MTDTEHVVIAGSGRVGHRVAQHFADRGRSVTVVDPDPSEAFEGDEVEVVQGDATKPSVLEAAITDATGVVGALTDKEDTNLVVCMAAKRYATGLRTVARIEDRAGDEYEEYVDEVYFPERASVRAAVNALSGSDVRTIEEVTGELEVLDVRIDYGAPAAGAVVSDALPEGSVVIAESGGHVAVQHSTKLIEGRRYLIAADRDVVGEVIAQCRGRDES; encoded by the coding sequence ATGACTGATACGGAGCACGTCGTGATCGCGGGGAGCGGACGAGTCGGACACCGCGTGGCACAGCACTTCGCCGACCGCGGTCGCTCGGTCACCGTCGTCGACCCCGATCCGAGCGAGGCGTTCGAGGGCGACGAGGTCGAAGTCGTTCAGGGAGACGCGACGAAACCCTCGGTGTTGGAAGCGGCGATCACCGACGCGACGGGCGTCGTCGGCGCGCTCACCGACAAGGAGGACACGAACCTGGTCGTCTGTATGGCCGCGAAGCGGTACGCCACGGGGCTCCGGACCGTCGCTCGCATCGAGGACCGCGCGGGCGACGAGTACGAGGAGTACGTCGACGAGGTGTACTTCCCCGAGCGCGCCAGCGTCCGCGCGGCGGTCAACGCGCTCTCCGGGAGCGACGTCCGAACGATCGAGGAGGTCACCGGCGAACTCGAAGTCCTCGACGTCCGGATCGACTACGGCGCGCCGGCGGCCGGGGCAGTGGTGTCGGACGCGCTCCCGGAGGGATCCGTGGTCATCGCCGAGTCCGGCGGCCACGTCGCCGTGCAACACTCGACGAAACTGATCGAGGGGCGTCGCTACCTGATCGCCGCCGACCGCGACGTGGTCGGCGAGGTCATCGCGCAGTGTCGGGGCCGAGACGAGTCGTGA
- a CDS encoding sodium-dependent transporter — protein MTRETWATRAGFILAAAGSAVGLGNIWRFPWVTADNGGSAFLLVYLGIVLLVGVPGLLGEFVIGRGGKKSPVGALRDLSGSSAWGLWGVFYVVTAIALISFYSVVGGWILRYFGESALGLAGARPAYFAAPGQYFGGAAAGLDALGFHLLFLGLTALVVYAGVRRGIELGTKVMMPAVLALLVGLAVWAGTRPGAAEAYAFYLSFDLETVRANFFDVLAPAAGQALFTLSLGAGTMITYASYIDEDRSLPFDGTVIAVLNTLVGVLAGLVVFPLLFSLGVDPSQTAPGPGALFVGLAGAFSQLPAGALVATAFFGVVVLAALSSSISMLEIPVSFLVDEYGLSRRRAVALVTGAVVVTGGVCAINPTIAGTAVFGFVAGPLVDTLLTAGLTAVLIFVGWVMGRDAVAEFRSGAGGFSAALATPWLLATGVALPIFLLFTLLTTFGVDASLGFWPTVLVAVLVGAAAFVGLRTERSLV, from the coding sequence ATGACACGTGAGACGTGGGCGACGCGCGCGGGGTTCATTCTCGCCGCCGCGGGCTCGGCGGTCGGTCTCGGGAACATCTGGCGCTTCCCGTGGGTGACGGCGGACAACGGCGGAAGCGCCTTTTTGTTAGTGTATCTCGGCATCGTTCTGCTCGTCGGCGTCCCCGGCCTGCTCGGCGAGTTCGTGATCGGGCGAGGCGGAAAGAAGAGTCCCGTGGGCGCGCTTCGCGATCTCTCGGGATCGAGCGCGTGGGGACTGTGGGGCGTGTTCTACGTCGTCACCGCGATCGCGCTGATCTCCTTTTATAGCGTCGTCGGCGGGTGGATCCTCCGGTACTTCGGCGAGAGCGCGCTCGGACTCGCGGGCGCGCGGCCGGCGTACTTCGCCGCACCGGGGCAGTACTTCGGAGGAGCCGCCGCCGGCCTCGACGCGCTCGGCTTTCACCTCCTCTTTCTCGGCCTGACCGCGCTGGTCGTCTACGCGGGCGTCCGCCGCGGCATCGAACTGGGGACGAAGGTGATGATGCCCGCGGTGCTGGCGCTGCTCGTTGGCCTCGCGGTCTGGGCCGGCACGCGCCCCGGTGCGGCCGAGGCGTACGCCTTCTATCTCAGCTTCGATCTCGAGACGGTTCGCGCGAACTTCTTCGACGTGCTCGCGCCCGCGGCGGGACAGGCGCTTTTCACCCTCTCGCTCGGGGCGGGGACGATGATCACCTACGCCTCCTACATCGACGAGGACCGCTCGCTCCCGTTCGACGGGACGGTCATCGCGGTCCTGAACACGCTGGTGGGCGTGCTCGCCGGCCTCGTCGTCTTTCCGCTCCTGTTCTCGCTCGGCGTCGATCCCTCCCAGACCGCGCCGGGGCCCGGCGCGCTGTTCGTCGGCCTCGCGGGCGCGTTCTCCCAGTTGCCGGCGGGCGCGCTCGTCGCGACGGCGTTCTTCGGCGTCGTCGTCCTCGCGGCGCTCTCGTCCTCGATCAGTATGCTCGAAATCCCGGTCTCCTTCCTCGTCGACGAGTACGGGCTCTCCCGACGGCGCGCGGTGGCGCTCGTCACGGGCGCGGTCGTCGTGACGGGCGGCGTCTGCGCCATCAACCCGACGATCGCCGGGACCGCCGTGTTCGGCTTCGTCGCGGGCCCGCTCGTCGATACCCTGCTGACGGCCGGGCTGACCGCCGTCCTGATCTTCGTCGGCTGGGTGATGGGCCGCGACGCCGTCGCGGAGTTCCGCTCGGGGGCCGGTGGCTTCTCGGCCGCGCTCGCGACGCCGTGGCTCTTGGCGACCGGGGTCGCGCTCCCGATCTTCCTCCTCTTCACGCTGCTGACGACGTTCGGCGTCGACGCGAGCCTCGGCTTCTGGCCGACGGTGCTCGTCGCCGTCCTCGTCGGTGCCGCCGCCTTCGTCGGCCTCCGGACCGAGCGGTCGCTGGTCTGA
- a CDS encoding HVO_0649 family zinc finger protein: MTSSNRSPFERLKRQYSDVDLVCPKCGYDDDDGEWQAVTTGGVVQYRHVCPGCGAIRRRTISLGPN, from the coding sequence ATGACGAGTTCGAACCGGTCTCCCTTCGAGCGGCTCAAGCGGCAGTACAGCGACGTCGACCTCGTCTGCCCGAAGTGCGGCTACGACGACGACGACGGCGAGTGGCAGGCGGTGACCACCGGCGGCGTCGTTCAGTACAGACACGTCTGTCCGGGCTGTGGCGCGATCCGTCGACGCACGATCTCGCTCGGCCCCAACTGA